The following proteins are co-located in the Vibrio azureus genome:
- a CDS encoding PP2C family protein-serine/threonine phosphatase produces the protein MIQLLEVSSFSYSKPMKVENEDFLLQPIYDSQCNLVFAIADGVGSIAGASSASKSAIKSVEKSVSEGSFSTQSAFNLAKKNINELSLIDSNLATAATTLTTVYVTSKQIIIGHAGDCRVYIKKGNKLKQLTRDHTRYQEMIEEGEHPVKKINERKERLSSVITKALSSQIELDYEITVVKIDEFIEDGTLLLSIMSDGAYDYWHHRPRFSDLTMSTPSAFINSLRKRIERRGPKDDYTCMNVKVEIK, from the coding sequence ATGATTCAGTTACTAGAAGTAAGTAGTTTTAGCTATTCAAAGCCAATGAAGGTTGAAAATGAAGATTTTCTCTTACAGCCTATATACGATAGTCAATGTAATTTAGTTTTTGCGATAGCTGATGGTGTAGGGTCTATAGCTGGTGCGAGCAGCGCATCTAAAAGTGCAATCAAATCAGTCGAGAAGAGTGTAAGTGAAGGTAGTTTTTCAACTCAATCCGCCTTTAATTTAGCAAAGAAAAATATTAATGAGTTATCATTAATAGACAGCAACTTAGCTACGGCGGCTACAACACTAACAACTGTATATGTAACAAGTAAACAGATTATTATTGGACATGCAGGTGACTGTAGGGTTTATATAAAGAAAGGTAATAAATTAAAGCAGTTGACTAGAGATCACACTCGATACCAAGAAATGATAGAAGAAGGTGAGCATCCAGTCAAAAAAATTAATGAAAGAAAAGAAAGGTTATCCAGTGTTATAACAAAGGCATTATCATCTCAAATTGAATTAGACTATGAAATTACAGTGGTAAAAATAGATGAATTTATTGAAGATGGAACGCTGCTATTATCTATCATGTCTGATGGTGCTTATGATTATTGGCATCATAGGCCAAGGTTCTCGGATCTAACAATGTCAACACCCTCTGCATTTATAAATAGTTTGCGGAAAAGAATTGAACGAAGAGGGCCAAAAGATGATTACACCTGCATGAATGTTAAAGTTGAAATCAAATAA
- a CDS encoding sensor domain-containing diguanylate cyclase, whose translation MIQTHQADLMEQKKRKLENANQGIKNSVAEDLSFIANLTSWYSKDRLLVQAMENRLLSSAVWQMLASFEGLATDVSSVYVLDKNWQPMFETNGSIYHIENSRFLQKVKKKKSVYQEGKILHTSYFNEGLVSNGGQSGIALVSPLLPLMPSTGTNYESQGYLVVLVAYKNLVQLSQRFLYKQESLSFHYGNLSPIRGNETKIVSDITVKNRSFIEPLQVTMVLNFSNYLRNQELVQSKHHLNNFIVATLVITLCIAVLISQWLTQPIRKMELVVRSFEHNQPQKLNPKRFKFKEFERLMDLLDSLWLRLTIHMDELEVRNRDLYQANQQVQRSNAQLADFNQELERRVAEQMAEVRANLSREEAHKIKLMSLINFTTGQAGVGYHAIPEMINLGLERLLPGTGMHFSFHKQSSSKVKTMYASNGGVLGYFDYGNYVMNEEEQILLELFKKQLYSWLELEDFARRDTLTCCFNRKAFDEDYKAACQEIVKGNWGMMAIIVIDLNGLKVLNDNYGHDRGDVLIERATKIIKSVLKEGFVLYRIGGDEFAIIARELDTLTLVSVIEKLESAQNNKWVEFSGNTRYPIKFSVGGASSEWVPLDNLFSVADEAMYEKKREYYSATSQDQGVVCD comes from the coding sequence ATGATTCAGACTCATCAAGCTGATTTAATGGAGCAAAAGAAAAGAAAATTAGAGAATGCCAATCAAGGTATTAAAAATTCAGTTGCAGAAGATCTCTCTTTTATTGCTAACTTAACAAGTTGGTATTCCAAAGATCGTTTGTTAGTGCAGGCAATGGAAAATAGATTGTTATCTAGTGCTGTTTGGCAAATGTTAGCGAGCTTTGAAGGATTGGCAACCGACGTCAGTTCAGTATATGTCCTAGATAAAAACTGGCAGCCTATGTTTGAGACGAATGGTTCGATTTATCACATAGAAAACAGCCGCTTTTTGCAGAAGGTGAAAAAGAAAAAATCTGTTTATCAAGAAGGGAAAATACTTCATACCTCATACTTTAATGAAGGGTTGGTCAGTAATGGTGGGCAGAGTGGTATTGCTTTAGTCAGCCCACTCCTCCCTCTTATGCCATCAACAGGTACAAACTATGAATCTCAGGGGTACCTTGTTGTGTTGGTTGCATACAAAAACTTGGTTCAGCTTTCACAACGCTTTTTATATAAACAAGAATCACTCAGTTTTCACTATGGAAATTTAAGCCCAATAAGAGGTAATGAAACCAAGATTGTCAGTGATATTACCGTTAAAAATCGTAGCTTTATTGAACCTTTACAAGTCACCATGGTGTTGAATTTCTCTAATTATCTCAGGAATCAAGAGTTAGTTCAGTCGAAACATCACTTGAACAACTTTATCGTTGCCACACTGGTTATTACTTTGTGTATTGCTGTCTTAATCAGTCAGTGGTTAACGCAACCGATTCGTAAGATGGAATTGGTTGTGCGCAGCTTTGAGCATAATCAACCACAGAAGTTGAACCCTAAGCGATTTAAGTTTAAAGAGTTCGAGAGGCTAATGGATTTACTTGATTCCCTATGGCTTAGGTTGACGATTCATATGGATGAACTCGAAGTGCGTAACCGAGATCTGTATCAAGCCAATCAGCAGGTTCAACGCAGTAATGCACAACTGGCGGATTTTAATCAAGAGCTTGAACGGAGAGTTGCTGAACAGATGGCAGAGGTTCGTGCAAATTTATCTCGTGAAGAAGCACATAAAATAAAATTAATGAGCCTGATTAACTTTACTACAGGCCAAGCTGGGGTCGGGTATCACGCAATTCCGGAAATGATAAACTTAGGTCTTGAGCGCTTACTCCCGGGTACGGGTATGCATTTCAGTTTTCACAAGCAGTCCAGTTCTAAGGTGAAAACCATGTATGCTTCGAATGGGGGAGTGCTTGGTTATTTCGATTATGGCAATTATGTCATGAATGAAGAAGAACAAATTCTGCTTGAGCTTTTTAAAAAGCAACTTTATTCATGGCTGGAATTAGAGGATTTTGCTCGGCGAGATACATTAACTTGCTGCTTTAATCGCAAGGCTTTTGATGAAGATTACAAAGCAGCCTGCCAAGAAATAGTGAAAGGCAATTGGGGTATGATGGCAATCATAGTGATTGATCTCAATGGCCTCAAAGTACTCAATGATAATTATGGCCATGACCGAGGTGATGTGCTGATTGAACGGGCAACAAAAATCATTAAATCGGTCCTAAAGGAAGGCTTTGTATTGTATCGAATTGGTGGGGATGAATTTGCAATTATTGCCAGAGAGTTGGATACACTCACTTTAGTTTCAGTGATTGAAAAACTTGAGAGTGCGCAAAACAATAAATGGGTAGAGTTTTCTGGTAATACTCGATACCCGATTAAATTTTCAGTCGGTGGCGCATCAAGTGAGTGGGTACCATTGGATAATTTATTCTCTGTTGCTGATGAAGCAATGTATGAAAAGAAAAGGGAGTATTACTCAGCCACTTCTCAGGATCAAGGCGTTGTTTGTGACTAA
- a CDS encoding protein kinase family protein has protein sequence MENKIVNELNGYKILVLNKLGSGGFGMVHKVFAYGNCEPLTKICARKIYSPSGSNNDSEIKEIAGLEQRFVQEATIQYKLSQENSKYIAPIIHLELDKNPPFFFMKLAKGNLEDMIQKGMDEKLKKKAVLDILHAVKFIHENRYVHRDLKPANILYYADFTFKITDFGLVKDLKEDRATYQTDIRISKMGSGRYVDPDVVNNKEKFNFQSDIYSIGMVILDIYGGKEAPSSIKNITEKCTKHFQSDRYNNIDELLEDFNLTINEIG, from the coding sequence ATGGAAAATAAAATAGTTAATGAGTTAAATGGCTATAAAATATTAGTTTTAAATAAACTAGGTTCTGGGGGCTTTGGCATGGTCCATAAGGTTTTTGCATATGGAAACTGTGAGCCATTAACAAAGATCTGTGCTCGAAAAATATATTCTCCATCTGGAAGCAATAATGATAGTGAAATAAAGGAAATAGCTGGATTAGAGCAGAGATTTGTTCAAGAAGCGACTATACAATATAAGCTAAGCCAAGAAAATTCAAAGTACATAGCACCGATAATTCACTTAGAATTAGATAAAAACCCACCATTCTTTTTCATGAAACTAGCAAAGGGTAACCTAGAGGACATGATTCAAAAGGGGATGGATGAAAAGTTAAAAAAGAAGGCAGTACTTGATATATTGCATGCCGTGAAATTCATACATGAAAACCGATATGTTCATAGAGATCTTAAACCTGCCAATATTCTATATTATGCTGACTTTACGTTTAAAATTACCGATTTTGGCTTAGTTAAAGACTTGAAAGAGGATAGAGCCACTTATCAAACTGACATTAGAATAAGTAAAATGGGAAGTGGTCGCTATGTAGATCCCGATGTTGTTAATAATAAAGAGAAATTTAATTTTCAAAGTGACATATACTCTATTGGTATGGTTATATTGGATATATATGGCGGAAAGGAAGCGCCTAGCTCTATTAAAAATATTACTGAAAAATGTACGAAACACTTTCAGTCAGACCGATATAATAATATTGATGAATTACTTGAAGATTTCAATTTGACAATAAATGAAATAGGGTAA